Proteins encoded together in one Labrus mixtus chromosome 18, fLabMix1.1, whole genome shotgun sequence window:
- the luzp1 gene encoding leucine zipper protein 1: protein MSDNKDITHRHLRNKLQSLGRKLDELEEATIKLQKAEDELLDLQDKIIQAEGSNSSLLNDVEVLRKCLLKVQGKDEEVRKAEDLCRTVREKLEEEESLTQELKAEIERLQRRMAELEKLEEAFGKSKSDCSQLCLSLNEEKNLTKKLSSELDALKARLKEVEGSETKLDKAEQALATELEKLKGFTQTFVSERKRLLEKQREDEKTILKLTEKLEHQKNRLGMSADPARPDFIRSRIEDELSSTGLLTSKLAGRKKSIDYLKMSSDIGLVNKSENQKNSSLEGSQEEDNKVKELTQEVERLKNRLKQLEIVEEDLKSSESKNGELLEKFQVERSRARQLSEQVEQLRTQLCGKGGLGRNGTSNVDKLGNGSANVGPSGPAKFLENGKAENEEIVAKGGFRQEKPKYRSAATVSEPSSPKHRTRERSPQHKRETKLRSKDMSHSEDSSPKSVRRALSPAHKTRRTPKTPTTAISSDNGLRDAGRGAEEKTRGAPLSSVNTSSDAKKASVLSRYPPAANDQKPLRTAHKHADGETKKSRLEKLSKLYVGSDSESNNSDVVPESSSNLNSISALEKDTASASDQESTEQVQESVSALVASNPSKDNGSYTAYRSQVTPLLPSDQGSEGHSSASETESTGSRPSEPEPITETTTSTVSSRTAASRYPRYSHVHDSHSEGSSSRSSFDEELHSRTPLAEGGHQGATHTASGIEIQRVCSPREALRSKAVIKPAIVEIDRKEMMMSEALATNGKPKISTKPMVTTTSKMTSSITIYPNDPSSSRTSSRSSSVSSEHMPIKERHTSTSNILIGPSSEHHGSISIPYEISIPKSEITMRSCQDQDCGPEGLSDSSSRSKLHNASRVETTTSNLRCKRSNFSLQSFDGTSADFNDTESGFESSSSSSTTTVSSWRRQRQTQHSQEDNLPDMKNVTMRSTWRNRGPASMDEPSRGRGETRTMADGGSEDETEAATTWRAYRATTFDTEETMSSSTGAGGNADVQKGAKPSPAEVYMRRINNRDVEEPGLRRAKRAQSPSVEAGGLGRVIPHAPITSQSWGRSYTQQQASDGTEPGLNPSHSPASWRRQIPGSDAPHLGTSYDRTSKTAGASSRGDLWSSRGQGSGARAEGRSAAGSRPWSHRQAEHH, encoded by the exons atgtctgacaataaagacattacaCATCGCCACCTGCGGAACAAGCTTCAGAGTCTCGGCAGGAAACTGGATGAACTGGAAGAAGCGACTATCAAGCTGCAGAAAGCTGAAGATGAGCTACTTGACCTGCAG GACAAAATCATCCAGGCAGAAGGCAGCAACTCATCCCTGCTCAACGATGTGGAGGTGTTGAGGAAGTGTCTCTTGAAGGTCCAGGGAAAGGATGAGGAGGTACGCAAAGCCGAGGACCTCTGCCGCACGGTGCGAGAGAaactggaagaggaggagagcctCACGCAGGAGCTCAAGGCCGAGAttgaacgtctgcagcggcggATGGCTGAACTGGAGAAACTGGAAGAGGCCTTTGGGAAAAGCAAGTCGGACTGCAGCCAGCTCTGTCTGAGCCTCAACGAGGAGAAGAACTTGACGAAGAAGCTCTCGTCTGAGCTGGACGCCCTCAAAGCACGTCTGAAGGAGGTGGAAGGGTCGGAGACGAAGCTCGACAAAGCTGAGCAGGCTTTGGCTACGGAGCTCGAGAAACTCAAGGGGTTCACCCAGACGTTTGTGAGCGAGCGTAAGAGGCTACtcgagaaacagagagaagacgAGAAGACCATTCTGAAGCTCACTGAAAAATTGGAGCACCAGAAGAACCGCCTTGGTATGTCAGCAGACCCCGCTCGTCCAGATTTCATCAGGTCTCGAATTGAGGACGAGCTCTCATCCACGGGGCTCCTTACGAGTAAACTGGCAGGCCGCAAGAAGAGCATTGACTACTTGAAGATGTCCAGTGACATCGGTCTTGTGAACAAATCTGAGAACCAGAAGAACAGCAGCCTGGAAGGATCGCAGGAGGAGGACAATAAAGTAAAGGAGCTGACGCAGGAAGTGGAGCGGCTGAAGAACCGCCTTAAACAGCTGGAGATCGTGGAGGAGGATCTAAAGAGCTCAGAGTCCAAAAATGGGGAACTTCTTGAGAAGTTCCAGGTTGAACGAAGCCGGGCTCGCCAACTGAGCGAGCAGGTGGAACAGCTCAGGACGCAGCTCTGCGGGAAAGGTGGACTAGGAAGAAATGGAACCAGTAACGTGGATAAGCTCGGCAACGGGAGCGCTAACGTCGGCCCCAGCGGCCCTGCTAAGTTCCTGGAGAACGGCAAAGCTGAGAATGAAGAGATCGTTGCGAAAGGCGGTTTCAGGCAAGAGAAGCCAAAATATAGGAGTGCCGCAACTGTCTCAGAACCGAGCTCCCCTAAACACAGGACCAGGGAGCGCTCTCCTCAGCACAAGAGAGAGACCAAGTTGAGGAGCAAAGACATGAGCCACTCAGAGGACAGCTCTCCTAAGTCTGTAAGGAGAGCCCTCAGTCCTGCTCACAAGACCAGAAGGACGCCTAAAACCCCAACTACTGCAATTTCATCCGATAATGGACTAAGAGACGCAGGACGAGGAGCTGAAGAAAAGACAAGAGGAgcacctctctcctctgtcaaCACATCTAGTGATGCTAAAAAAGCGTCTGTTCTTAGTCGCTACCCCCCAGCAGCCAACGACCAGAAGCCCCTGAGGACGGCTCACAAACACGCTGATGGGGAGACTAAAAAGAGCAGATTAGAAAAGCTTTCAAAATTATATGTTGGCAGTGATAGTGAGTCAAACAACTCTGATGTAGTGCCCGAAAGTTCTAGTAACTTAAACAGTATTTCTGCTTTGGAGAAGGACACGGCCTCTGCTTCAGATCAGGAATCAACAGAGCAGGTGCAAGAATCTGTCTCCGCTTTGGTCGCCTCCAACCCCTCCAAAGACAATGGATCCTACACAGCCTACAGATCCCAAGTCACTCCACTTCTGCCCAGCGACCAGGGGTCAGAAGGTCATTCATCTGCCTCTGAAACAGAATCAACTGGTTCAAGGCCCTCTGAGCCAGAGCCTATAACTGAGACGACTACTTCAACTGTGAGCAGTAGGACCGCAGCCTCGAGATACCCTAGATACTCCCATGTCCATGACTCGCACTCAGAGGGTTCTTCATCCAGGAGCTCGTTTGATGAAGAGCTGCACAGCAGAACACCGTTAGCTGAGGGaggccaccagggggcgacgcACACAGCATCAGGGATTGAGATCCAGCGAGTCTGCAGCCCACGGGAGGCGCTACGGTCCAAAGCTGTCATCAAGCCGGCGATAGTCGAGATTGACCGGAAGGAAATGATGATGTCAGAAGCTTTGGCGACAAATGGCAAACCCAAAATATCCACCAAGCCAATGGTGACCACCACGAGTAAAATGACCAGTAGTATAACCATCTACCCCAACGACCCAAGCTCCTCCAGAACCAGCAGTCGCAGCAGCAGCGTGTCCAGTGAACACATGCCGATCAAAGAACGCCATACCTCCACCAGTAACATCCTCATTG GTCCCAGCAGTGAGCACCATGGCAGCATCTCCATCCCCTATGAGATCTCTATTCCTAAGAGTGAGATCACCATGCGATCATGCCAGGATCAGGACTGTGGGCCAGAGGGCCTCAGCGATTCCTCATCCAGGTCCAAACTCCACAACGCCTCCAGAGTGGAGACCACGACCAGCAACCTGCGCTGCAAACGCAGCAACTTTAGCCTCCAGTCCTTTGACGGGACATCGGCAGACTTCAACGACACCGAGTCAGGCTtcgaaagcagcagcagcagcagcaccaccacGGTCTCCAGCTGGAGACGCCAGAGGCAGACCCAGCACTCCCAGGAAGACAATTTACCAGACATGAAGAATGTGACTATGAGGAGCACGTGGAGGAACAGGGGCCCTGCGTCGATGGATGAGCCCAGCCGAGGGAGAGGGGAGACGAGGACGATGGCTGATGGTGGGTCGGAGGATGAAACAGAAGCCGCAACAACATGGAGGGCTTACCGGGCAACCACCTTCGATACAGAAGAAACAATGAGCAGCTCAACAGGAGCCGGTGGGAATGCTGATGTGCAGAAGGGAGCCAAGCCGTCCCCTGCAGAG GTGTACATGCGTCGGATAAACAATAGAGATGTAGAGGAGCCAGGGCTACGCCGTGCTAAGCGCGCACAGTCCCCCAGCGTGGAGGCAGGAGGCCTGGGAAGGGTCATACCCCACGCACCTATTACCTCTCAGTCCTGGGGACGATCATATACACAACAACAG GCTTCGGATGGCACAGAGCCCGGTCTCAACCCGAGCCACAGTCCGGCCTCCTGGAGGCGGCAGATTCCCGGCAGCGACGCTCCCCACCTTGGGACCTCTTATGACCGAACGTCTAAGACAGCGGGGGCTTCCTCCAGAGGGGATCTGTGGTCCAGTCGAGGTCAAGGGTCAGGAGCCAGAGCCGAGGGGAGGAGTGCAGCGGGGAGCCGGCCGTGGAGCCATCGGCAGGCTGAACATCATTAA